The genomic stretch TTAATTGGATCGATAGCTTCTTCAACTCCCATATCACCAAGAGCTCTGATAGCTGCGAGACGTACACCCCAATCTTCTTCTTCAAGCATAATTTCTGCTATATCATCAATTTTATCAGTAGCTTTAAGCTCGCCAAGAGACCTAACAGCTATTTTCCTAACACCAAAGTCTTCATCATGGATAGCTTCTGCAAAATAATCAATAGCTTTTTGACTACCAGTACCCTTTAAAGCAAAAGAAGCAAATCTTTTATATTCTCCTTTTTCACTGTTAACCACTTCAATTAATCTATCAACGACTGATTCTCCTATTTTTCCAAGGTTTTCAGCTGCTTTATGTCTAACTGGAGTATTTTCATCATTCATGGCTACTATCAAAGGTTCTACAACAGCTTCATCATTGATTCCTTCTAAGCTATTAACTGCAAGTTTCCTTACTTCCACATCATCATCAGTTAATTTAGCTATAGCTTCTTCCATAGATAATTTTTCTTCATCTTTATTCATATTTTCACCGTTTGGTCATTCAATATACAATAAGATTATATTATCATATATTACTTTATATTAGATATTGATATTATTATTCTTTATATCATTATTCATCAAAAATACTTTTATATATTCTATATAAATTTTGTAAATTTTTTATAAATTTTTTATATATTTTTTTATAATAATTATTTTTATTATATTCAAATATAATTATATTAAAACTTATATTATATTAAAACTTATTCATTTTAAGGATATAATATGAAGAATAAAATAGATATAAGCAAAAAGATAAACTAAACTAGTAAAAATCTTCTTATAAAAATGTTAGAAAAGTTAGAAAAAAATTTATTATTCATAATAAACAAATATAATAAAAACTAATTTATTTTTATTTTTATAATTGATAAAATGATAAAAAAACAAACCAAAAGCTATTCTAAAAAGGATATTTACAAAATCCTTCATCCATGGGTAAAAGAATGGTTTGATAACACATTCAATGATTTCACTCCGGCTCAGAAGCAAGCCATTGTAGATATTCATAATAACAATAATGTATTGGTTTCATCACCAACAGGGTCTGGTAAAACACTTACTGCTTTTTTATCTGTTATTAGTGAACTTACAACTCTGGCAGAAAAAGGAAATCTAGAAGATAAGGTCTACTGCATATATATTTCACCACTTAAAGCATTGGACAATGATATTGAGAAAAATTTAGAAGTTCCACTATCAGAAATTGATAAAATAGCTATTAAAAATGGTGCAACTTATAAAAAAACTGCAACAAAAACCGAAAAAGGGCTTGGAATTAGGAAAGCCGTCAGAACTGGAGATACTACTCAATATCAACGATCAAAGATGCTGAAAACTCCCCCACACATCCTTATTACAACACCTGAAACATTATCAATATTGCTTGTAGCTCCAAAATTTAGAGAAAAGTTAGCTAATGTTAAGTATGTTATAATTGATGAAATCCATTCACTGGCCGAAAATAAAAGAGGAGTTCATCTTAGCCTATCATTAGAACGTTTACAACATCTTATTGGAGGATATACAAGAATCGGCCTTTCAGCTACTGTGTCACCTCTTGAAAAAGTAGCTAATTTCTTAGTTGGATATGAATATGGGACCCCTAGAGACTGTCTAATTGTTGATGTTAATTATCTTAAAAAACTTGATATGGAAGTCCTTTCTCCAGTAGATGATATTGTAGTAGCTGATTCAGAAGAAACCCGTCTTGCAATGTATAACCTTGTTGATGATTTAATAATGGAACATAAAACAAGTCTTATTTTCACAAATACTCGTCGTGGGACCGAAAGTATGGTTTATAATCTTAAAAAGATGTTTCCTGAAAATTATAATGACAATAATATAATGGCCCATCATTCATCTCTTTCAAAAGAAATTCGTCTTCAAGCAGAAGATAAATTAAAAGAAGGGAGCTTAAAAGCTGTTGTTTCATCAACATCATTAGAATTAGGAATTGATATAGGATATATTGATTTAGTAATACTTATAAACTCTCCAAAATCAGTTTCGCGAGGATTACAGAGAATCGGAAGAAGTGGACACCAGTTGCATGAGAAATCAAAGGGAAGACTTATAGTAACCGATAGAGATGATCTTGTTGAATGTTCAGTACTTCTTAAAAATGCAAAAGAAGGCAAAATCGATAAAATTAAGATTCCACATAATGCCCTTGATGTTTTAGCACAACATATATATGGAATGAGTATTGAAAACCCATGGGATATTGATTATGCATATGATGTTATTAGAAAGAGTTACTGTTATAAAGATTTAAGCAGAGATGATTTTGAAGATGTACTTAGCTATTTAGCTGGAGAATATGGTGAGCTTGAAGAAAGATATGTCTATGCTAAAATTTGGATCGATTATGATAAAAATCAGTTCGGAAAAAGAGGCAGACTTGCTAGAATGTTATATTCAACCAATATCGGAACTATTCCAGATAGTACTTCAGTAGCTGTAAAATGTGATGGAGATATTATTGGAAGAATTGAGCAGGATTTTATGGAAAAACTGAAAAAAGGAGATACTTTCGTTCTTGGTGGTGGAATATATCGGTTTAACTACGGAAGAGGAATGACAATAAATGTTTCACCAGCCAGCGGCCCTCCAACAATACCCTCTTGGTTTTCACAACAACTTCCACTTGCATTTGACTTAGCTCTTGATATTCAACGTTTTAGAGCTTTTATGGAGTGGAGATTTGCAAAAGGACATAGCAAAGAAGAGATTATGGAATTTATTGATGAATATTTATATGTTGATGAATTTGCAGCTAACTCAATATATGAATATTTTAATGAACAATATCTCTATGCACAGATTCCAAGTAATAAAAAATTATTGATTGAATATTATACAGGTTTTGGTGGAAGAAAATTCCTAATATTCCACACACTTTTTGGAAGACAAGTAAATGATGCACTTTCTCGGGCAGTTGCTTATATTATAGCTAAAAAAAATAAAATCGATATTACAATAAGCATATCCGATAATGGATTTTATCTTAGCTCTGATAAACGAATGGGAGGACTTGAAGCATTTAAAGAACTCCACTCAGAAACACTTCGATCAATACTTATAAAAGCTATTAACAAAACAGAAACATTAGCGAGTCGTTTCCGCCATTGTGCAGGGCGATCTCTCATGACACTCCGTCGATACAAAGGTCAGGATAAATCTGTTGGAAGGCAACAAGTAAGAGGGAAAATATTACTTAAATTTGTAGAGGATATGGATGACAATTTCTCTATCCTTAAAGAGGCTAGAAGAGAAGTTATCGAAGATTTTATGGATGTTAAAAATGCAATTCGTGTTCTTCAATGGGTGGAAAGTGGACAACTTGAAATTAAAACAATAAATACGGTTATTCCTTCGCCATTCGCATTTAATTTAGTTTCACAAGGATATTTAGATGTTCTTTCCCAGACCGACAAAGCTGAATTTTCAAAAAGAATGCATAAAGCCATTTTAGAAAAAATTAAAGATCAGCTGAAAGAAGATTATTATTAATTAATAGTATTCTTAAGATCAGATATCTAAAACTAAATATTAAAACTTCTTTAAAATTTATAAAAAATTCATAATATTTTTAAATACTTATGAATTATTAAAATATATTTTAAAAATTATCATAAAACTAATATATTAACTTTATTTTCAATATATACCTTAAAATCATTACAAAAATATGATATTAACAATATTTATAGCTAATATTTTCAGCTATATTTTCTATTTCATTTTTTACAAAAAACATAAATATTTAAAAGATATATAATAACATATATGAAAATTTTAGTAACATACTACTCAAGGACACAAACCACAGCAAGAGTAGCTAAAGAAATCCAAAAGAAATTAAATTGTGATATTGAGGAAATAATTGATATCAACAAACGTTCAGGAGTTATAGGTTATTTAAAAGGAGGTTATGATGCAATGAAAAGCAAACCTGCCAAAATAAAACCTATTGAAAAAAATCCTTCTGAATATGATTTGGTTATAGTTGGAACTCCAGTTTGGGCATCTACAATGGCCCCTGCTATATTAGAATATCTAAAAGAAAATAAAGAAAAATTTAATGATGTTTCTTTCTTCTGCACTTGTGGGGGTAGTGGATATGATAAAACATTAGCAAAAATGGAGGAAGTTGCAGATAAAAATCCATTAAATAATTTATATCTAACAAAAAATGATATTGAATCATCTTTTGATTCTAAAATAGAGGGATTTATTAAAAATATTGAAAATATTGAAAAATAGAATATTATTAATAGAATATTGTTATTTATAATTATTTATCCAAATTATCTATAATTCTAGTTATGTTCTATTATATTTTTAGTATATTACCCTAGTTAAATTAAATCAAAGGATTAAACTAAAATTAAGCTATATCAAACTAAATATTATAATATAATTAAAAACTCAAATTAAAAATATAATATTAGAGAAATTAATTATAATATTATAAAAAATAAAGATGTGAAAAAATGTTTATAATTCAATTGGAATTTTGGATACTATTTGCAGCTACATGTTTATTGTTAGAATTAGTTAGTGCAGGTTTTTATTTAATGTCTGTAGGAATAGGTTCAGCATCAGCAGCTGTAGCTAACTACATAGGCTTTGATCCAACAACACAACTAATAGTATTTGTTATTGTTACAATAATTTGCTTAATTGCTTCCAGACCACTTGCACATCACCTTACAGCAGGAGGACCTGATGTAAAAGTAGCTGCCGAACGATTAATAGGTGAGGAAGGAATAGTAACAGAACCTATTGACCCAGAAAATGCAGGTATGATAAAAATATCTGGAGAAGAATGGAGAGCGATATCTAATGTTGACATAGGAGTTAGAGAAAAAGTTATTGTTGAAGAAGTAAAAGGTGTAAAACTAAAAGTTATAAAAAAATAATAATAAAAATAATTTAAAAGATTAGATATGTATAATAATATTAGATAAGTATAATATTTAATAAAAATTATAAAATAAGAAATTCATGAAATTATAAAAATTATAAAGTTTATAAAGTGATAAAATGGATATGTTAATATTAACAATTATAGTAATAATTATTATAGTTGTTTTAGCATTTAAAGCTGTAAAAATATTAAGACCTTATGAAAAAGGTGTTGTTGAAAGATTTGGTAAATATCGAAGAACTGTAGAAAGTGGTTTGACATTTATAATTCCATTTATTGAAATAATTAGAAAAGTGGATCTTCGTGAACAAGTAGTAGATGTTCCACCACAAGAAGTTATTACAAAAGATAATACCGTTGTTGTAGTAGATTGTGTTATATTTTATGAAGTAACTGACCCATTCAATGCAGTTTACAATGTTGTTAATTTCTATCAAGCTATAACAAAGTTAGCTCAAACAAATCTTAGGAATATTATAGGCGATCTTGAACTTGATCAAACCCTTACCTCAAGGGAAATGATAAATACTCAACTTCGAGAAGTTCTTGATGAAGCTACTGACAAATGGGGAACTCGGGTTGTTAGAGTAGAAATTCAAAGAATTGAGCCTCCAAAAGATATTGTAGATGCAATGAGTAAACAAATGAAAGCTGAAAGGATGAAACGTGCAGCTATACTCGAAGCAGAAGGATACAAACAATCTGAAATTAAACGGGCTGAAGGAGACAAACAAGCTGCAATTCTTGAAGCAGAAGGCCAAGCAGAAGCTATTAAAAAAGTAGCTGACGCTCAAAAGTACGAAGAAGTAGCTATTGCAGAAGGTCAAGCAGAAGCTACAATTGATGTTTATGATGCTATTCATGCAGGAAATCCTACTAATGATTTAATAGCTATTAAATATTTAGAAGCTCTAGAAAAAATAGCTGATGGAAATTCTACAAAGATATTCTTACCAACTGAAGTTTCTGGAATACTTGGTTCTATTGGAGGAATAGCTGAACTATTTACTGATGAAGATTTAAACAAAAAAGAAAAACCAACAAAAGTCAAAAGTTCAAAAATTCAAAAAATAATGGAAAAAGTTAAAGAAACATCAGATGAAGTCTACAAACCAAAAGAATAATTAAAATTAAGAATTGGGTGCCATTAGCACTGATATATTAAGTAGAGTATGGAATGATTATATGGGAGAATTATCAAAATTACCCAATATAGGTAAAGTTTTAGAAAGCCAACTGAATAAAATAGGGATAAAAACAGCGAAAGACCTTGAAGAATGTGGTTCTCATGAAGCATGGTTAGCTATAAAAGAAAATGATCCTTCTGCATGTTATAATCGATTATGTGGAATTGAGGGAGCTATTCAAGGAATCAGATGGCATGATCTTTCAGATACTGACAAAAAGAGTCTGAAAGACTTTTATTCTTTACATAAATGAAAAATGTTCTTTAAAAATCTATAATTTTGTTTAAGAATCTATAATTATATATTAAAATATTTTTCTTTTTGTATTTATTTTATCCAATTCTATTTATTTATATTTAAATTTATTTCTATATTATTCATCTAAATTTCATTAATTTATTTTAATTTTATTTTTATTTCATTTCATTTCATTTCACCATATTTCACTTCATCCCATTTAATTCTATTTTAATAAAAAATTCATCTATTTTTATAAATTATTAACTAAATCAACAATAAAATCAACAATATTAATTAATTTTAAAAATATTTTTAAAAGTTGTTCAGAAAAAAGTGAAAAAATAATAAAAAATTAGAAATAATAAGAAAAAATTATAAAAAATGTGAAAAGCTTATATTTTATTATATCATAATATAATCATATATTTTGATATTTCAGAATATGAAAATTTAATTTAGAGGTTTATAAATATAAAAATATAAAAGAAATTTTTTAATAAAAATAAAATGAAAATAATGGGAAATTTCAAAAAAGGAGGGATAATACTGACTCAAAAAATTAAAATAGGAATAGTGGGATACGGCAATCTAGGAAAAGGAGTTGAATTAGCTATAGAGCAAAATGAAGATATGGAACTTATATCTATATTCACAAGGAGAGATCCAACTACCTTAAATAATCCATTAATGGAAAATATAGGTAAAATCAAAGATTACAA from Methanobrevibacter sp. TMH8 encodes the following:
- a CDS encoding ATP-dependent helicase, which gives rise to MIKKQTKSYSKKDIYKILHPWVKEWFDNTFNDFTPAQKQAIVDIHNNNNVLVSSPTGSGKTLTAFLSVISELTTLAEKGNLEDKVYCIYISPLKALDNDIEKNLEVPLSEIDKIAIKNGATYKKTATKTEKGLGIRKAVRTGDTTQYQRSKMLKTPPHILITTPETLSILLVAPKFREKLANVKYVIIDEIHSLAENKRGVHLSLSLERLQHLIGGYTRIGLSATVSPLEKVANFLVGYEYGTPRDCLIVDVNYLKKLDMEVLSPVDDIVVADSEETRLAMYNLVDDLIMEHKTSLIFTNTRRGTESMVYNLKKMFPENYNDNNIMAHHSSLSKEIRLQAEDKLKEGSLKAVVSSTSLELGIDIGYIDLVILINSPKSVSRGLQRIGRSGHQLHEKSKGRLIVTDRDDLVECSVLLKNAKEGKIDKIKIPHNALDVLAQHIYGMSIENPWDIDYAYDVIRKSYCYKDLSRDDFEDVLSYLAGEYGELEERYVYAKIWIDYDKNQFGKRGRLARMLYSTNIGTIPDSTSVAVKCDGDIIGRIEQDFMEKLKKGDTFVLGGGIYRFNYGRGMTINVSPASGPPTIPSWFSQQLPLAFDLALDIQRFRAFMEWRFAKGHSKEEIMEFIDEYLYVDEFAANSIYEYFNEQYLYAQIPSNKKLLIEYYTGFGGRKFLIFHTLFGRQVNDALSRAVAYIIAKKNKIDITISISDNGFYLSSDKRMGGLEAFKELHSETLRSILIKAINKTETLASRFRHCAGRSLMTLRRYKGQDKSVGRQQVRGKILLKFVEDMDDNFSILKEARREVIEDFMDVKNAIRVLQWVESGQLEIKTINTVIPSPFAFNLVSQGYLDVLSQTDKAEFSKRMHKAILEKIKDQLKEDYY
- a CDS encoding NfeD family protein, whose translation is MFIIQLEFWILFAATCLLLELVSAGFYLMSVGIGSASAAVANYIGFDPTTQLIVFVIVTIICLIASRPLAHHLTAGGPDVKVAAERLIGEEGIVTEPIDPENAGMIKISGEEWRAISNVDIGVREKVIVEEVKGVKLKVIKK
- a CDS encoding flavodoxin; this encodes MKILVTYYSRTQTTARVAKEIQKKLNCDIEEIIDINKRSGVIGYLKGGYDAMKSKPAKIKPIEKNPSEYDLVIVGTPVWASTMAPAILEYLKENKEKFNDVSFFCTCGGSGYDKTLAKMEEVADKNPLNNLYLTKNDIESSFDSKIEGFIKNIENIEK
- a CDS encoding HEAT repeat domain-containing protein, with the translated sequence MNKDEEKLSMEEAIAKLTDDDVEVRKLAVNSLEGINDEAVVEPLIVAMNDENTPVRHKAAENLGKIGESVVDRLIEVVNSEKGEYKRFASFALKGTGSQKAIDYFAEAIHDEDFGVRKIAVRSLGELKATDKIDDIAEIMLEEEDWGVRLAAIRALGDMGVEEAIDPIKKARRKEKDKDFKKAANKAIKKIEKDIKKK
- a CDS encoding TfoX/Sxy family protein — encoded protein: MGAISTDILSRVWNDYMGELSKLPNIGKVLESQLNKIGIKTAKDLEECGSHEAWLAIKENDPSACYNRLCGIEGAIQGIRWHDLSDTDKKSLKDFYSLHK
- a CDS encoding SPFH domain-containing protein, whose amino-acid sequence is MLILTIIVIIIIVVLAFKAVKILRPYEKGVVERFGKYRRTVESGLTFIIPFIEIIRKVDLREQVVDVPPQEVITKDNTVVVVDCVIFYEVTDPFNAVYNVVNFYQAITKLAQTNLRNIIGDLELDQTLTSREMINTQLREVLDEATDKWGTRVVRVEIQRIEPPKDIVDAMSKQMKAERMKRAAILEAEGYKQSEIKRAEGDKQAAILEAEGQAEAIKKVADAQKYEEVAIAEGQAEATIDVYDAIHAGNPTNDLIAIKYLEALEKIADGNSTKIFLPTEVSGILGSIGGIAELFTDEDLNKKEKPTKVKSSKIQKIMEKVKETSDEVYKPKE